A single genomic interval of Spinacia oleracea cultivar Varoflay chromosome 6, BTI_SOV_V1, whole genome shotgun sequence harbors:
- the LOC110792683 gene encoding uncharacterized protein → MESVRMPSRSDTHLSKEEEEKIEEETKEYFHGLAPKRHTKPQRSEYSTNYIDVNNTSNIIPEYAEFQRLENDQEKVEYKNGSQVSEEFIETDYYKDLNCVDKQHHTTGKGFIKMENDNGKSYYIAPDLDLSHHGASKGNPATNDWIPSADDQVAPISDKPSRSEN, encoded by the exons ATGGAGTCTGTTAGAATGCCAAGCAGGAGTGATACACACTTGAGCAAAGAGGAAGAAGAGAAAATAGAGGAAGAAACCAAGGAATATTTTCATGGCTTAGCTCCTAAACGTCACACTAAGCCTCAACGAAGCGAGTATTCCACCAATTATATTGATGTTAATAACACTTCCAACATCATCCCTGAATATGCCGAGTTTCAACGCCTCGAAAATGATCAAGAG AAAGTAGAGTACAAGAATGGAAGCCAAGTGAGTGAGGAGTTTATAGAGACAGATTATTACAAGGATCTTAATTGTGTGGATAAGCAACATCACACG ACAGGAAAAGGGTTTATCAAGATGGAGAATGACAATGGAAAATCTTACTACATTGCTCCTGACCTGGACCTTAGTCATCATGGTGCTTCAAAGGGAAATCCAGCAACCAACGACTGGATACCGTCTGCAGACGATCAG GTCGCACCCATTTCTGACAAGCCAAGCAGGAGCGAGAACTAA